CAGCGCCCGGGTCATTCTCGAAATGTACCAGCCGCTGAGACTCTACCTGAGCAGGAGCCTGAACATGCCGGTAGAGGTCGTCACGGCGCCGGACTTCGACGAGTTTGCCAGGCGCGCCCTGGCACAGAAGTACGACCTCGCCGTTACCACCGGGCACCAGGCGCGGCTGCTCCAGAACGACGCCAAATACCTGCCGCAACTCACCTACCAAGCCGATTTCAAGGCGGTCGCCATAGTACCCCGAAACAGCCGCGTCATCAGGGCGGCCGACCTGAAGGGGCAGAAGGTGCTCGGCCTGAGCGCGGCCTCGCTGGTAACCCTGTGGGGGGAGCACTGGCTGGCCCAAAACCACGTCGACATCCCCGTCAAATACGTCAGCGCCTCAGACAGTGTGGCGCAACTTCTCGTGGCAGGTGAGGCGGCCGCCGGATTCACCTCCCTGGCCAATTTCCAGAAACTGCGGCCGGAACTGCAAGGCCAGTTGCGCATCCTCGCCGAAAGCGCCCCTCTTGCCGGCAGGGTATACCTGCTGAACCAGCGCTGGGCGACCCGTGAAAAGGCCATCAATGCAGCGTTGTGGAGCTTCGCGGAGACGGCGGAGGGGAAACGGTATTTCGAAAGCAACAAGCTCGGTGGATATCGAAGGCTCCACAACGGGGAGCTGGAAGGTATGGACCGATATGCGGCCGAGGTCAAAAGGCTGCTGAAAAAAGCAGAAAAATGAGGGTGCTCGCTCCCTGGTCCACGGTGCGGGGGCGTCTTTTGATGCTCGCGATCGGCATCGAGGCGCTGATGCTGTGCGTGATGGTGTTCAACAGCTTGCGGCTGCTGCACGGCGCCATGACCAGGCAGGCCCGGTGGCAGGCGGAGCAGATCTCGCCGGTTCTGATCGCCGCCCTCACTGCGCCGCTCGCGCAGCAGGATTTCGCCACCGTCCAGGCGGTCATCGACGAGAGCCGACGGGCCGGCGGGGTGAAATACATCGCCATCCTGGACAGCGCCGGGACCAGGGTCGCCTCCAGCGGCTGGGGGAGCAACCAGGCGCTTCCCCAGCCCAGCACGAGCTTCCAGCTGTTCCAGGGTGGCAGGGACCCGCGCTACGACGTGCGCGTCCCCATCGTACAGACGGGGCAGCCTCTGGGCACCCTCCAGTTCGGCCTGGACCTTTCGCAGATCGTCGCCGCGCG
This window of the Geomonas agri genome carries:
- a CDS encoding phosphate/phosphite/phosphonate ABC transporter substrate-binding protein is translated as MKNAVRFFAFAFLLLFSPWSASAQGAFVIGIAPHTSARVILEMYQPLRLYLSRSLNMPVEVVTAPDFDEFARRALAQKYDLAVTTGHQARLLQNDAKYLPQLTYQADFKAVAIVPRNSRVIRAADLKGQKVLGLSAASLVTLWGEHWLAQNHVDIPVKYVSASDSVAQLLVAGEAAAGFTSLANFQKLRPELQGQLRILAESAPLAGRVYLLNQRWATREKAINAALWSFAETAEGKRYFESNKLGGYRRLHNGELEGMDRYAAEVKRLLKKAEK